The nucleotide sequence CGACTCGGTACGCCGCACCAACGTCTCCGGCACGCTCGACCTCGGCACGGTAAAGGTGCCGTCGACGCTGCAGCGGGCGTGGAAGGTCGTGGACACGCTCAACGTCCTCTACTGGAAACGCGCCAACCCGGCTTCGTCCTGCTGGACGGCCAGGCAGTCCGACGGGCGCTGCGACCAGATCACCTTCGTCTGGGATCCGAAGGTCGCCGATGGTGGCTACTGGGACTATCCGAACACGAACTACGTCTTCCTCGGCGCGACGATGCCCGACTCGAAGCACCTTGTCCTCCACGAGGCAGGACACTGGCTTCAGTGGCAGCTCTACGGCCGCGGCTTCCCCGTGGTCGACAGCTGCAACCCGCACTACATCGAGAAACACAGCTCGAAATCGTGCGCGTGGACCGAAGGCTTCGCGGACGCCGTCGCCGCCTACGCCCTCGGCGACTACCGCTACGTCTACGACAACGGCAGCTCGTACAGTTTCGAGAACGACGCTTCGACGCCCGGCTGGGACACCGGCGACACCGTTCAGGGGCGGGTCGGCTCGTCGCTGCTGGACCTGTGGGCGCCGGACGGCCCGGACGGCGGGAACTGGAACCGCACGATCGCGCTGATGACCCGCCACTTCAGCCAGGACTTCCGCGAGTACTTCACCGTGGACCGGCCCGCCGTGGGCCTGTCCACGACCGGTGCCGCCGAGCGGATCCTCACCGGGCACACCATCCGGTACTGACGGGGGCTGAAGGGGACTTTCCGCGCATACCATGCGAGGAAAGTCCCCTTCACCACGTGAGACGCGGGGAAAGCGTCCTTCAGCCCCTGGCCGCCTGGACCCAGGCGGTGATCTCGTCGGCGGTCGAGGGAAAACCGCCGGAGAGCAGGTCGTAGCCCGATCCGGTGACCACGACGTCGTCCTCGATCCGGACGCCGAGACCGCGCAGCTCCGGCGGCACGGTGCGATCGCCGGCGTGGAAGTACAGGCCGGGCTCCACGGCCAGCGCCATCCCCTCGGCAAGCGTGCCCTCGCGGTACGTGGACGGGTGGGCGGCGGCGCAGTCGTGGACGTCCAGCCCGAGGAAATGGCCGGTACCGCAGACGATGTACCGCCGATGCTGCTGCCCGTCCGGCGACAGCGCTTCGTCCACCGACACCGGGAGCAGGCCCCAATCGTGCAACCCCTCCGCGAGCACGCGCAGAGCCGTCGCCTGGAACGCGCCGTAGTCCTGGCCGGGACGGACCTCGCCCAGCGCCGCGACGTGCGCCTTGTGCACGAGGTCGTAGACGTCGCGCTGCGCCACGGTGAACTCTCCGCCGACCGGGAAGGTCCGCGTGATGTCGGCCGTGTACAGGGAGTCCACCTCGACGCCGGCGTCCAGCAGCAGGAGGCTGTCCTCGGTCACCTGCCCGTCGCAGCGCGTCCAGTGCAGGATCGGCGCGTGCGGCCCGGCCGCCACGATGGAGGTGTAGCCGGGTCCGGTTCCCTCGGTGCGGGCACGGCGGTCGAAGGTGCCCTGAAGCCAGCGTTCCCCGCCACCGCGGACCGCCTCCGGAAGCGCGGCCAGCACGTCGGCGAACCCGAGGGCGGTGGCGTCGACGGCGTCACGCAACTGGCCGATCTCCCAGTCGTCCTTGATCCGGCGAAGCTCCGCGAGGACGGTCCGGAGCCGTTCGCTGTGGCCGAAGCCGTACGCGTCGAGCGCCGGATCGGCCCCGGCGCCGACCATGAAGCTCGGATTCCGTCCGCGCAAGCCGTGCGGGAGATCCTCCAGCGGACGGCACTCGATGCCGAGCGTGCGCTCGTACGCGGCCGGCCCGGCGGCGGAGCCGACCCACAGCGGGCTGGTGTCGGCGTCGCCCACGAAGTCGGGCTCGTGCGCCTCGGCCGGTCGCGGGACGTACAGCGTGGCGTGGTGGCTGTCCCCCGCCGGGGTCATCACGAGGATCGCGCCCTCACGCTGGCATCCGGTGAGCCACACGAAGTCGCTGTCGGCGCGGAAGCCGTGGAAGGTGTCGTTCGACCGCACCACCGCACGGCCCGCCGCGAGCGCGATCCGCTGACCGGGCAGTTCCGCCGAGAGTCGGCCGCGATGGGCGGCCGCCGCCTCGGCGGTGCCCGGCGGCACGTCGATGGTGTCGTCGGCGGGCTCCCAGCCGTCGCTGATCCAGTTCCGGAACCCGTTGGCGGCCAGCAGCGCGCGCAGATCCGGCCGGGTTCGGTCGCCGGTCATCGGCTCCCCTTTCAGGTAGTCACGGTTCTGGCCGCACCTTCGCACCGCGAACGGCCGGGCCGTAATGACCGGCGGCGATAGACTCCGCCTATGGCCCTGGAGATCCGGCACCTGCGGGCGATCTGCGCCATCGCCGAAGCGGGCAGCCTCTCGCAGGCGGCCGCCGCGCTCGGCATGTCCCAGCCGTCGCTGACCTCGCTGCTCCAGCGGCTCGAACGGCAGATCGGTGCACCGCTGTTCGTCCGCAGCCACACCGGCGTGACCCCGACCCCGGTCGGCGAGCAGACGCTGCGCCGGGCGCTGACCCTGCTCGTGGAGTTCGACCGATTCGAAAGCGATCTCCTCGGCGCGCTCGGCTACGGCCCGATCCGGCTCGGATCGTCCCAAATGGACTGTCTGCCCACCTTCGTCGAACGGCTGGACGACGCGCTGCCGGGGCTGGACGTGACCGTCCACGTGGAACCCTCCAGCGCGGTGCTCGCGCAGGCGCTGGCCCGTGCGACCCTCGACATCGCCGTCATCGCCATGTCGGACGACCAGGAAGTGCCGCTGGCGAAGCATCTCGGGCACCGAGTGCTGTTCTCGTGGGTGCCCGTGTTCATCGGCCTCCCCGCCGAGCACCGGCTCGCCGACGGGTTCGAGGTCGATCTCGCCGATCTCGCCGACGAAGCGTGGATCGGGCCGCCCGGCCCCGAGGACGGCTCGCTGACGTCTCTGCGCGCGGCGACGCACCGCGCCGGGTTCTCGCCGCGGATCCGGTTCGAATGCCCCAACGGCGGCGGACGGCACCTGATCGCCGCCGGGCAGGCGGTGCAGCTCGTCGAACCCACCGCCCCCGAACTGCCCGGTATGGTCGTCCGGCCGCTGAAGGGCGACCCCATGCGGATGCGGCTCGTGCTGGCCTGGCGCAAGGAACGGCTGACGTGGGACCAGGCGGAAAACGTGTACCGGGCGGTGATGACGTCCTACACGCGGCACGCGATGGCGTCGACCCCGTTCCGGACGTGGTGGGAGCGGCGGCGGAGTTCGCGGTCGTGGGACGGGCTGGTGGACTTCTTCCGCGTGGACGGTCCATGAACGCGTTGCTGTAACCCGATCCCGCCTCGCCGCGATTGACCCCGTACCGAGCGAACGGAGACGGGGGATGATGCCGCAACGGCTGTGGCTGGGTCTGGCGGTCGTCTATACGTGCACGGCCGTGGTCCAGCTCTATCTTCTCGCCAGCACCGGCGCCGTCTGGGCCGGGACACTCACCGCGGCCGGCTTCGCGGCGGCACTCCTGTGCCTTCTCGCAGCTTGGCGGTCCTCGAAGCGAGAACGGGGCGACACAAGGGAAATCGACTCACGCCGACCCTAACGGCCGGGGTACGGGACGGCCCACGGCTCCTCTTCGAGAGCGGCACCGTTCGCGACGGTGGCGATCGTCCGGTACCAGCCCGCCAGCACGAGGAACTCCACGAGTTCCGGCGCCGGAAAATGCTCGGCGAGCGCGGCCCACGTCTCGCCGGAGACCGTTGCGGTGTCGTGGAGTTCGTCGACTGCGCGGATAAGCGCGCCGTGCCGCTCCGACCAGACGGGATGCCGCGAGTCGCCGGACACGGTCGCTTCGAGCTGTTCCGGTGTCAGGCCGACCACCGGTGCGAAAACCGCTGCGTGGACACCCCATTCGTAGCGGCATCCGCAGCGAGCGGTTACCCGCGCGATCACGATTTCCCGGTCCAGCGCGGGCAATTCGCCGTGTGCGAGCAGGCCGGCGCCCAGTACGCGCATCCGCGAAGCCAGCTCAGGATGAAGCTGCAGCAAACGGAACAACGCCAGCGGCTCATGCGCCACACCCGGCGGCATCCATTTGCGAAGGGCCCTTTCGACGTCGGCCTCGTACGGCGGGGCGAGCGGCGCGATCCGTGCCATGACCATCTCCCAGTGTGCTTCGATTTCAGAACCACTATGCTGCTTCGAAAGTCGAAGCACAAGGGGGGTGGCATGCCCGGCGAACCGATCCCGAGGCCCGGACAGCCGGTCCGCGGCTCCGAAACCGGCCGTCCGCTCATGGCCGCGCTCGATCTGCTGGGCCGCCGGTGGACCCTGCGGGTGATCTGGGAACTGCGCCAGGGCGACGTCGGCTTCCGCGAACTGCGGCGCCGCTGCGAACACATGTCTTCGAGCGTGCTGGCCACCCGCCTCGGCGAGCTCACCGAAGCCCGCATCGTCGAGACCGGCGGGGAAGGTTACCGTCTGACACCTTTGGGCGAACGACTCCTCGACGCGTTGCACCCGCTCGAAAAATGGGGCCTCGCCTGGGAAAAGGCACTTCGCGAGTGACCATGGATCCCCTCCTTTCCCACCGCTGCTCTTGCCAGGCGCGGTGAGCGGCGTACGGTGAGGAGTACGTGAGGTTGAGTCCACCAGCCCGCGCGAACGACCCGCATGTCCGCGGCCCAGTACCTTCTCAGGGCGACGCGGCGGCGAGTTGACTTGCGCAGCCGTTGTGCAGGCTTACCCGTTGTCCGTCTCGTCCCGGCTATCCGGGAGACAGCATCATGATCGAAGGCGTTCCTCACACGCTCGGCAGTCGCGACGGCCCTGCCGTTCCGTTTCCGCGTTCCACGGCCGAGAACCTCTTGCGAGTGAAGCGGATCCGATGGAACGAAGACCTGCTCGTCGTCGCGGCGACCGGAGAGATCGATCTCGCCACCGCGGGACGGCTGGAGCGCGCGCTTCGAGGCAGACTCCCGGCCGCGACGGTGCTCGACCTCACCGAGGTCGGTTTCCTCGGCGTCGCCGGGCTACGGGTCATCGAATCCGCCGCGGCCCGCGCCCGCTCAGAACGCCGCACGACCGGGGTGGTCACGGACGCCCGGCCGGTACTGCGCCTGCTGCGCCTGTTCGGCGTCGACAGCCATATCCCCGTGTACCGGCATCTCGACCACGCGATCCTCGAAGTGTCGAACCGCTGAGCCGCCCGCCGCTCAGGATCCGGCGAGCGGCAGGAGCGTGGAGAGTCCCGTCTTCAAGGCCAGCCGCCGGATCGTGGGTGACGGCAGGAAACTCAGGTCGACCCCCTGGGTGCCGCACCGGTCGTTGATCCTGACCAGGGTCGCCAAGCCGGTGGAATCGCAGAACTCCACGCCTTCGAGGTCGACGACGAGCCTGTCCGGCACGGGATCCAGCACATCCTCGAAGGTCTCCTTGAGATCTTCGGAGGTCGTCAGATCGATCTCCCCCGCCACCGCGATGACGACTTTGGCGCCACCAGGCCTGGCGACGGTCACCGAGAACGGAACTTCCCGGATTTCGCCGTCTCCGCTCGTCACCGTCATCCACCCCTCACGATCGGTTCCCGACTGCTTTGAACATATCGGATGACGGCGCCCGCTCGCCCGCCACGCGTGCCCCCGATCCCCGCGGTGCCTTAACCTTGTCGATGGATCCGGCGGTCGTCGACCGCGGCGGACGACGAGGAGACACTTCGTGATGCCGATCGACGAGCCTGTACGCAACGGCACCGACGAGCTGGTCCTCGAGGTCGCCGCCGTCGCCGCCCAAGCGGCCGCCTTGCGGGACGTCCTGGCGAAATGGGCCCTCGAACGGGGTCTTCCTCGTGAACTGGCCGAGGATCTCAAGCTCACCGCCTACGAAGCGATGACGAACGTCGTCAAGCACGCTTACCCGGACGGCACCGACGACAACGTCATGAAGGTGACCGCCGCCCACGACGACGGCCACGTCCGGATCAGCGTCGCCGACGAGGGCCGCTGGCGCGACGGACCCCGCCCGGACGGCGGACGCGGCTTGCCGATCATCCGGGCCTTCGCCCCGGAGGCGACGGTGACCAGCACGCTCACCGGGACCATCGTCCGGCTCGCCTGGCCCTGCCCTTCCGCCTGAAACGCGTTTTCAGCCGGCGGCGGTGCCCCTCGCGCCCTGGACCTCGACCCCGGAGAGCTCCACCGCCGGTCCGTCGAGGTTCGGCTGCACGAAGACGGGCTTGTTCACGCGCTTCACGATCGCAGGACGCGTGCCGGGGGTCCGATCATCGGATGACGTCGTAGACCAGCTTCTGGATCCCGTTGCCGTAGGCCTCGCTCTCGACGAGCTTGAGGTTCTGCTTGTCCTTGTCCGTGTCGCCGAACAGCTTCTTGCCCGCGCCGAGCAGGACCGGGAACAGCAGCAGGTGGTAGCGGTCGATCAGGCCGGCGTCGGCGAGGTTCCGGTTCAGTTCCGCGCTGCCGTGGACGATGATCGGCCCGCCCTCGGTCTCCTTGAGCTTCGCGACGTCGTCGAGCGAACGCAGGATCGTGGTCTCGCCCCAGTTGTCGACGAGGTCCTCTTCCCGCAGCGTGGTCGAGACGACGTACTTCGGCATCGCGTTGTACCCGGCGAATTCCTCGGTCATACCGGGCCACACCGGCGAGAACGCCTGGTAGCTGACCCGGCCCATCATCATCGCGGTCGCCTCGCCCTGTTCACGCCCCTTGAGCTCGTAGGCCGCTTCGTCGAACTCGATGCCGTCGAAGGTCCAGCCGGAGTTGCGGTAGCCGGGCTCCCCGCCGGGCCCTTCGACGACGCCGTCGAGCGAGACGAACGCGGTGGCGATCAGGGTGCGCATCTGGTTTCTCCTTGGTCGTTCGAACTGCTTTCGACATTGCGTCGAGCGGGGGAAGACGGATTCGACACCGCGCCGGAAAAAAGTTTCAGCCTTCGGCGTCGCGGACGAGCAGGGCGATCTGCACCCGGTTCTCGACACCGAGTTTCGCGAGCATGCTGCTCGTGTGCGCCTTCACCGTCGCGACGGTGATTTCCAGCCTCCGCGCGACGTCGGTGTTGGACAGGCCCTCGGCGATGGCGTGCGCGGTCTCGCGTTCACGGTCGGTCAGGGTGGCCAGCAACCCGCGGGCGTTGTCCCGGGACGCCCGGCGCGCGTCGGACGAGTGCGGCCCGGTGGCCGCGGCGATCAGCCGGGACGTCGCGGCGGGCGAGAGCGCGGGTTCGCCGGTCGCGACCGTCCGGATGGCCGCGAGCATCCGGGGCGGCGGCGTGTCCTTGAGGAGGAATCCCAGCGCGCCGACGCGCAGCGCGCCCAGCACCATCTCGTCGGAGTCGAACGTCGTGAGCACCAGGACGCCGGGCGGTTCCGGGAGCCGGAGGATCTCCTCGGTCGCGCTGAGTCCGTCGCGCCCGGGCATCCGGACGTCCATCAGGACGACGTCGGGCCGCTGCTCCCCCACCACGGTCACCGCCGCGTCGCCGTCGGCAGCCTCGCCGACCACGACGAGGTCGGGTTCGCCGTCGACGATGAGCCGCAGCGCCATCCTCACCAGGTGCTCGTCGTCGACGAGGACGACCCGCACAGTGCCCATTCACTCGCTCCCTTCGCGGACCGGCCACGGCAACCGCGCGGCGAGGACGAACCCGCCGCCCGGTTCCGCGTGGTGGTCCAGCTCGCCGCCTGCCAGTCCGACCCGCTCGGAGAGGCCGAGCAGCCCGAAACCCGAGGCGGGCGGCCCCTCGACCGTTCGCGCCGCACCGGAATCCCGGATCGTCGCCCACACGCCGTCCCCCGCTTCCCCCTCGACGGTGACGGCCACGCTCGCACCCGGGGCGTGCTTGCCCGCGTTGGTCAGGCCTTCCTGGACGACCCGGTAGACGGTCCTCGCGATCGCGTCGGGCGGCTCGCCCGGGATCGTGGTCGTCAAGGTGACGTCCAGTCCCAGCGCCCGCGCGTCCGCGACCAGCGCGGGAAGATCGGCGAGCGAAGGCTGTGGGGGTTCCAGCCCCTCCGGGCCCGCCCGGAGGACGCCGAGGACGTCCCGTAGTTCCTCCAGCGCCTGATGGGAGCCGTCAGCGATCCCCCGGGCCAGTTCCGCGACCTGGTCGGCGGGCAGATCCGGACGATGCCCGAGTACCCCGGCCTGCATCGCGACCAGCGAGACCCGGTGCGCGAGGACGTCGTGCATCTCGCGGGCGATCCGGTGCCGTTCCATGATCCGCGCCTCGGCGGCCCGCGCAGCCTGCTCCCGTTCCGCGCTTTCGACCCGCTCGCGCAGGGAGCGGACCTCTTCCCGGCGCGCTCCGATGGCGGCGCCCACGGCCACCACGATGCCCACCATCAGGGTGGGGAGGCTGATCAGCAGCCACAACGGTCCAGGCGTCTCGCGCTGCGGGTAGAGATCGGCGATCAGCACCGCCGTGACCACCGACAACACCGCCGCGACCACCGTTTCGGCCGGTCGCCGCCTGGTGGCCAGCGAACAGAGCGCCAGCAACGAGGCACCGGCCGCCAGTACCGAGGCCGTCGAGGCGAGGATCACCGCGATCGTGATCACGACCGGGAAACGGCGGCGCCACAGCAGTGCGATCAGGCAGGCGAGCGCGAGCAGCGGATCCCCGGTGGTCAGCCAGTCGACCCTCGGGCCCGCCGCGCCCACCGGCAGTTGCGCCGCCGTGATGAGCCAGAGCAGCACGCCCATTCCGGCCGCGGCGAGCAGGCGCCAGGCCTCTCCCCACGCGCGAAGGGGCGGCCGCGCGGCGGCGTCGGTGATCACCGGCCCATCATGGTCGACCCGCTCGCGGCGGCGCAGCCGGACACAGGACGAGCCGGGGCTCGACTTTGGTCGGAGGCGACGCGCGACGCGCTGCCGATGTGCTCCCCGATCACGCGGGCGAAGCTGGGACAGACCGAGGACCAGGAGGTAGGAAGCATGACCAAGGGCGGCTATCTGGGGCTGCAGATCGTCGGGATGGTGGCCATCGCCGTCTTCGCGCAGGCCGCCATCCGCAGCCTTTTCGATCATTCCGCGACCCAATTGTGGGGCGCGTTCGACTGGGTACCCGGTGACTGGGGCGGCAGGTTGCTCGTGTTCCTGCTGCTCGTGGCCGCGGGAACGGTGCTGGCGGGCTGGGCGCATGATCGCGGCAAGCGAGCGCCCCGCTAGGAGGACGCCGGTCCGCTAGTATCCGCAGCCGGGCGTTTTCCGTCTACATCGGACGGAACGCGGGGTCTGGTCGACGGCGGGAGAACGCATGGCGGACGGAGTTGGCTCGCTTGCGGGGTGGTCCGCCGATCCCACCGAAGTGACCAGCTACGTGGGCCGCGACGCCGAGACCGGTGAAGCGCGGCGCCTGCTGAACGCGTCGTCGCTGGTCACGCTGACCGGGCCGGGCGGTGTGGGCAAGACTCGGCTGGCGTGGCGGGTCGCCGCGGCGCATCACGAGGCGACCGGCGACGAGGTCGCGTTCGTGTCGCTGGCCGAGCTGCGGGAACCGGCGTTGCTCGTGCCGACCGTGGCGAACGTCCTCGGCTTCGGCGACCGCTCGGCGAAACCGGCCATCGAGGTGGTCGTCGAGGCGCTTCAGGCGAGCCGGTTGCTGCTGGTGCTGGACAACTGCGAGCATCTGGTCGACAGCTGCGCCTGGTTCGCCGACACCGTCGTCCGGGCCTGTCCGCAGGTGACCGTGCTGGCCACGAGCAGGCAGTCGCTCGGGGTGGCGGGCGAACGGGTCCTGCCGGTGCCGCCGCTGGCGATCCCGGAACAGGGCGACTCGTTCGAA is from Amycolatopsis lurida and encodes:
- a CDS encoding aminopeptidase P family protein encodes the protein MTGDRTRPDLRALLAANGFRNWISDGWEPADDTIDVPPGTAEAAAAHRGRLSAELPGQRIALAAGRAVVRSNDTFHGFRADSDFVWLTGCQREGAILVMTPAGDSHHATLYVPRPAEAHEPDFVGDADTSPLWVGSAAGPAAYERTLGIECRPLEDLPHGLRGRNPSFMVGAGADPALDAYGFGHSERLRTVLAELRRIKDDWEIGQLRDAVDATALGFADVLAALPEAVRGGGERWLQGTFDRRARTEGTGPGYTSIVAAGPHAPILHWTRCDGQVTEDSLLLLDAGVEVDSLYTADITRTFPVGGEFTVAQRDVYDLVHKAHVAALGEVRPGQDYGAFQATALRVLAEGLHDWGLLPVSVDEALSPDGQQHRRYIVCGTGHFLGLDVHDCAAAHPSTYREGTLAEGMALAVEPGLYFHAGDRTVPPELRGLGVRIEDDVVVTGSGYDLLSGGFPSTADEITAWVQAARG
- a CDS encoding LysR family transcriptional regulator, encoding MALEIRHLRAICAIAEAGSLSQAAAALGMSQPSLTSLLQRLERQIGAPLFVRSHTGVTPTPVGEQTLRRALTLLVEFDRFESDLLGALGYGPIRLGSSQMDCLPTFVERLDDALPGLDVTVHVEPSSAVLAQALARATLDIAVIAMSDDQEVPLAKHLGHRVLFSWVPVFIGLPAEHRLADGFEVDLADLADEAWIGPPGPEDGSLTSLRAATHRAGFSPRIRFECPNGGGRHLIAAGQAVQLVEPTAPELPGMVVRPLKGDPMRMRLVLAWRKERLTWDQAENVYRAVMTSYTRHAMASTPFRTWWERRRSSRSWDGLVDFFRVDGP
- a CDS encoding carboxymuconolactone decarboxylase family protein; the protein is MARIAPLAPPYEADVERALRKWMPPGVAHEPLALFRLLQLHPELASRMRVLGAGLLAHGELPALDREIVIARVTARCGCRYEWGVHAAVFAPVVGLTPEQLEATVSGDSRHPVWSERHGALIRAVDELHDTATVSGETWAALAEHFPAPELVEFLVLAGWYRTIATVANGAALEEEPWAVPYPGR
- a CDS encoding winged helix-turn-helix transcriptional regulator, which gives rise to MPGEPIPRPGQPVRGSETGRPLMAALDLLGRRWTLRVIWELRQGDVGFRELRRRCEHMSSSVLATRLGELTEARIVETGGEGYRLTPLGERLLDALHPLEKWGLAWEKALRE
- a CDS encoding STAS domain-containing protein; this encodes MKRIRWNEDLLVVAATGEIDLATAGRLERALRGRLPAATVLDLTEVGFLGVAGLRVIESAAARARSERRTTGVVTDARPVLRLLRLFGVDSHIPVYRHLDHAILEVSNR
- a CDS encoding STAS domain-containing protein codes for the protein MTVTSGDGEIREVPFSVTVARPGGAKVVIAVAGEIDLTTSEDLKETFEDVLDPVPDRLVVDLEGVEFCDSTGLATLVRINDRCGTQGVDLSFLPSPTIRRLALKTGLSTLLPLAGS
- a CDS encoding ATP-binding protein; protein product: MPIDEPVRNGTDELVLEVAAVAAQAAALRDVLAKWALERGLPRELAEDLKLTAYEAMTNVVKHAYPDGTDDNVMKVTAAHDDGHVRISVADEGRWRDGPRPDGGRGLPIIRAFAPEATVTSTLTGTIVRLAWPCPSA
- a CDS encoding dihydrofolate reductase family protein encodes the protein MRTLIATAFVSLDGVVEGPGGEPGYRNSGWTFDGIEFDEAAYELKGREQGEATAMMMGRVSYQAFSPVWPGMTEEFAGYNAMPKYVVSTTLREEDLVDNWGETTILRSLDDVAKLKETEGGPIIVHGSAELNRNLADAGLIDRYHLLLFPVLLGAGKKLFGDTDKDKQNLKLVESEAYGNGIQKLVYDVIR
- a CDS encoding response regulator, with amino-acid sequence MGTVRVVLVDDEHLVRMALRLIVDGEPDLVVVGEAADGDAAVTVVGEQRPDVVLMDVRMPGRDGLSATEEILRLPEPPGVLVLTTFDSDEMVLGALRVGALGFLLKDTPPPRMLAAIRTVATGEPALSPAATSRLIAAATGPHSSDARRASRDNARGLLATLTDRERETAHAIAEGLSNTDVARRLEITVATVKAHTSSMLAKLGVENRVQIALLVRDAEG
- a CDS encoding sensor histidine kinase, with the translated sequence MITDAAARPPLRAWGEAWRLLAAAGMGVLLWLITAAQLPVGAAGPRVDWLTTGDPLLALACLIALLWRRRFPVVITIAVILASTASVLAAGASLLALCSLATRRRPAETVVAAVLSVVTAVLIADLYPQRETPGPLWLLISLPTLMVGIVVAVGAAIGARREEVRSLRERVESAEREQAARAAEARIMERHRIAREMHDVLAHRVSLVAMQAGVLGHRPDLPADQVAELARGIADGSHQALEELRDVLGVLRAGPEGLEPPQPSLADLPALVADARALGLDVTLTTTIPGEPPDAIARTVYRVVQEGLTNAGKHAPGASVAVTVEGEAGDGVWATIRDSGAARTVEGPPASGFGLLGLSERVGLAGGELDHHAEPGGGFVLAARLPWPVREGSE